From one Mytilus galloprovincialis chromosome 13, xbMytGall1.hap1.1, whole genome shotgun sequence genomic stretch:
- the LOC143057117 gene encoding centrosomal protein 15-like isoform X2, whose translation MKQIVAKRETLVHYSMTYVESQLARRQNVKTHVNTATIRNTALLEDLESTEDRLYQEACNPPSPRLTTLQNNYWSMVKSLKPLWEQSLQKKTSLSSSKKTTGKQKPSKPKRVWKRSK comes from the exons ATGaaacaaat TGTTGCCAAGAGGGAGACTCTTGTTCATTATTCTATGACATATGTAGAAAGTCAGCTTGCCAGACGTCAGAATGTGAAAACCCATGTGAATACAGCTACAATTAGAAACACAGCGTTGTTGGAG GATTTGGAAAGCACAGAAGATCGACTTTATCAGGAAGCTTGTAATCCACCTAGCCCTAGACTAACTACATTACAG AACAATTATTGGTCAATGGTGAAGAGTCTGAAACCACTGTGGGAACAAAGTCTTCAAAAGAAAACCAGCTTGTCATCGTCAAAGAAAACAACAGGAAAACAGAAACCTTCCAAGCCTAAGAGGGTTTGGAAGAGATCAAAGTAG
- the LOC143057117 gene encoding centrosomal protein 15-like isoform X1: MKVMTLNSSAENVYHDRLNEWTKREIQLSRLHEELVAKRETLVHYSMTYVESQLARRQNVKTHVNTATIRNTALLEDLESTEDRLYQEACNPPSPRLTTLQNNYWSMVKSLKPLWEQSLQKKTSLSSSKKTTGKQKPSKPKRVWKRSK, from the exons atgaaagtgATGACATTAAATAGCTCGGCTGAAAATGTGTACCATGATAGGCTGAATGAATGGACAAAAAGAGAAATACAGCTGAGTCGTCTTCATGAAGAACT TGTTGCCAAGAGGGAGACTCTTGTTCATTATTCTATGACATATGTAGAAAGTCAGCTTGCCAGACGTCAGAATGTGAAAACCCATGTGAATACAGCTACAATTAGAAACACAGCGTTGTTGGAG GATTTGGAAAGCACAGAAGATCGACTTTATCAGGAAGCTTGTAATCCACCTAGCCCTAGACTAACTACATTACAG AACAATTATTGGTCAATGGTGAAGAGTCTGAAACCACTGTGGGAACAAAGTCTTCAAAAGAAAACCAGCTTGTCATCGTCAAAGAAAACAACAGGAAAACAGAAACCTTCCAAGCCTAAGAGGGTTTGGAAGAGATCAAAGTAG
- the LOC143057116 gene encoding uncharacterized protein LOC143057116 — MGVRGLLSTCLRRQDECVEEVDLIEVARERNGIEILVDYYAFQQFLIYKFWYGLQQYRNNEFLRICGGEYRTLEAYITKFVKDLQTLDITLLFYVDGAKGTCTETTRQKIDTWMKRQYADVEKLNQIMDVCRGVTFIQDLPEDILVRPVLLEIEIFHTLKQLGCSIIHAIAGEADYVIAKALKDRSKAYAILSNDSDFCIFKDSCFIPLELFDQYHDMKLGYPGDLPERPQRLMVGVIRPAKVMEMLKFKNYHLLVELAVVAGNDFTGPFMHNGLQAQLDIRGHPNIQTIAGWLWHYRSADHHPVLDNAMRHNPQFCNAVQHSRNFYTLSYPENTVKPPQKGYFSQLIGERIINGTLPSNIMAMHNNFYWHRMCLEDNSQGWPCVEVSLAELRGRIYRIVLPRQECLVNEHGRNPWEPFKAAGIMASDDPDLPVIHKIQQDKIFWNLKHFHHVMSHQEEPGKDVVWFDRYGRKNGFIVYLLRYFLLQNWGRNLHIIDKEFLALAALALGRPNEKHYQQIPLRPTPRCVSIGSWFQDIYRHAYSFLGELLYLTHEFPLPREIYSGAAWTAFYTCCKDETYYMGVNQVPMNFLLQTQTEMNKITKEKRHMIRYIVEGVFPFDDRF; from the exons ATGGGTGTAAGAGGACTTTTATCCACATGTTTGAGAAGACAGGATGAATGTGTAGAGGAGGTTGACCTAATTGAAGTCGCAAGAGAGAGAAATGGAATTGAGATTTTAGTGGATTATTATGCATTTCAGCAGTTTCTTATTTACAAATTCTGGTACGGTTTACAGCAGTATCGTAATAATGAGTTTTTAAGAATCTGTGGAGGAGAGTATAGAACTTTGGAAGCTTATattacaaaatttgtaaaagactTACAAACGCTTGATATCACtcttttattttatgttgatGGTGCAAAAGGGACTTGTACAGAGACGACAAGACAAAAAATTGATACATGGATGAAAAGGCAGTATGCAGATGTTGAAAAGTTAAATCAAATAATGGACGTTTGTCGTGGAGTGACATTTATTCAAGATCTGCCAGAAGATATATTAGTACGACCAGTACTGCTTGAAATTGAGATATTTCACACATTAAAACAGCTAGGATGTTCAATAATTCATGCAATAGCTGGGGAAGCTGACTATGTTATTGCTAAAGCTTTAAAAGATAGGTCTAAGGCATATGCAATATTATCTAATGATTCTGACTTTTGTATCTTTAAAGACTCTTGTTTTATTCCATTAGAACTATTTGATCAATACCATGATATGAAATTAGGATATCCAGGAGATTTACCAGAACGGCCACAGAGACTTATGGTAGGAGTCATAAGACCTGCAAAGGTGATGGAAATGTTAAag tttaaaaattatcatttattgGTTGAATTGGCAGTTGTTGCTGGTAACGATTTTACAGGACCATTCATGCATAATGGACTTCAGGCACAGCTAGACATCCGGGGACACCCTAATATTCAGACCATAGCAGGTTGGTTATGGCATTATAGAAGTGCTGATCATCACCCTGTTCTTGATAATGCAATG agacatAATCCTCAGTTTTGTAATGCTGTCCAGCATAGTCGTAATTTCTATACATTATCCTACCCAGAAAATACAGTAAAACCTCCACAGAAAGGTTACTTTTCACAGCTGATTGGAGAGAGAATAATTAATGGTACACTTCCATCAAACATCATGGCTATGCATAATAACTTTTACTGGCATAGGATGTGTCTTGAAGACAACTCTCAAGGATGGCCTTGTGTTGAAGTCTCATTGGCAGAATTAAGAGGTAGAATTTATCGCATAGTTCTTCCAAGGCAGGAATGTCTGGTTAATGAACATGGGAGAAATCCGTGGGAGCCTTTTAAGGCTGCTGGA ATAATGGCATCAGATGATCCTGACCTCCCTGTTATACATAAAATACAACAAGATAAGATATTCTGGAACCTGAAACATTTTCATCATGTCATGTCTCATCAAGAGGAAC CTGGTAAAGATGTAGTATGGTTTGACAGATATGGTAGAAAGAATGGTTTTATAGTATACCTGCTGAGGTACTTCCTTCTACAGAACTGGGGTAGAAATCTTCATATCATTGACAAAGAATTCCTAGCATTGGCGGCTTTAGCACTCGGTAGACCTAATGAGAAGCACTACCAACAAATTCCTCTCAGACCTACACCGAGATGTGTGTCCATTGGTTCATGGTTTCAG GATATATACAGACATGCTTACAGTTTTCTAGGAGAGTTACTGTATCTGACCCATGAGTTTCCATTACCCAGGGAGATATACTCAGGAGCTGCTTGGACAGCATTCTATACCTGTTGTAAGGACGAAA catATTACATGGGTGTAAACCAGGTACCTATGAACTTCTTGCTACAGACTCAGACTGAAATGAATAAGATCACCAAAGAAAAGAGACACATGATTAGATACATTGTTGAAGGAGTATTCCCATTTGATGATAGATTCTGA